Proteins encoded by one window of Methanobacterium sp. CWC-01:
- a CDS encoding NAD(P)H-dependent oxidoreductase produces MKILAIMGSPRKGNSYKLTRLIEDRLKTKGEIDFEYLFLKDTELANCIGCHLCVQRGEEFCPLHDDRDHILKRMEEADGVIFVSPVYMFTITALMKNFVDHLAFLVHRPIFFQKPAMIFIHRGDMFQESIKYMARVARSWGFSVVARLGIPDPDDMTPQSREKSIRKLEKETDKFFRALESGKLPAPSLYDLLGFRVWKINALALKKDFPADYQYWKEHKLFDKDYYYDAPINPLKKVIARLLEPLVRMFMRRTFQGY; encoded by the coding sequence ATGAAAATTTTAGCCATCATGGGAAGCCCCCGCAAGGGGAACAGTTACAAGTTAACCCGCCTAATCGAAGATCGACTAAAAACTAAGGGTGAAATTGATTTTGAGTACCTCTTCCTCAAGGACACAGAATTGGCTAACTGTATCGGCTGCCACCTCTGTGTACAAAGGGGGGAGGAGTTCTGTCCTCTACACGATGACCGGGATCATATTCTCAAGCGAATGGAAGAGGCTGACGGGGTGATCTTCGTCTCCCCGGTTTACATGTTCACCATAACCGCTCTGATGAAGAACTTCGTAGACCATCTGGCCTTTCTGGTACACCGCCCCATTTTTTTCCAAAAACCGGCCATGATCTTCATCCACCGGGGGGATATGTTCCAGGAATCCATTAAATACATGGCAAGGGTAGCCCGCAGCTGGGGATTTTCGGTGGTGGCCCGGCTGGGCATCCCCGACCCGGATGATATGACACCCCAATCCCGGGAAAAGTCTATAAGGAAACTGGAAAAGGAGACTGATAAATTTTTCAGGGCCCTGGAAAGTGGGAAGCTACCTGCACCCAGTCTATACGACCTTTTAGGGTTCCGGGTGTGGAAGATCAATGCCCTGGCCCTGAAGAAGGACTTCCCCGCCGATTACCAGTACTGGAAGGAACACAAACTCTTTGATAAGGATTATTACTACGACGCACCCATCAACCCCCTAAAGAAGGTAATTGCCAGACTCTTAGAACCACTGGTGCGGATGTTCATGCGGAGGACTTTCCAGGGCTACTAG
- a CDS encoding putative sulfate/molybdate transporter: protein MITGFYYRIPIPIEPMKAIGTLVIVGGISKGEVVASGLILGIIFIFTGLGHGMKFIQEKVPNSVVRGIQLGLALLLLKTSLEFVSTDIILSVVCVVLILLFFLANRWWNVPNVSAILVLILGVGIGLLVSGIPPVSLLPLPSITLPSFQNVVSGTWTLVLPQIPLTITNAILATSLLLKDLYKVDVKPDSLSKTIGLMNLTSVPLGGLPMCHGAGSLAADYRFGARTGGANIISGLMLLPVALFFAGPQFVLIIPVGIFGALLIFIALELGKNSMKTDSYLVTILIAVLSLVVNITLGFVVGLVMAYLLEWRKKKSEA, encoded by the coding sequence GTGATAACCGGATTCTATTACCGAATACCAATCCCCATTGAGCCTATGAAGGCCATAGGGACCCTGGTTATTGTGGGAGGGATTAGTAAAGGGGAAGTGGTGGCCTCTGGTTTAATTCTGGGAATTATTTTCATATTTACTGGACTAGGCCATGGGATGAAATTTATCCAGGAAAAAGTCCCTAACAGTGTAGTCAGGGGCATACAACTTGGCTTAGCTTTACTTTTGTTAAAAACATCACTGGAGTTCGTATCTACCGATATTATATTGTCGGTGGTGTGTGTGGTCCTCATTCTTCTGTTCTTCCTGGCCAACCGGTGGTGGAATGTGCCCAACGTGTCAGCCATCCTGGTGTTGATTTTAGGAGTAGGTATAGGGTTATTGGTGAGTGGAATACCACCAGTTAGCCTTTTACCCCTCCCTTCTATAACTTTACCCTCATTCCAGAATGTTGTATCCGGTACTTGGACCCTGGTTTTACCCCAGATACCATTAACCATAACCAACGCCATTCTGGCCACTTCTCTCTTACTTAAGGATTTATATAAGGTAGATGTCAAGCCGGACAGTCTGTCCAAGACCATTGGGCTTATGAACCTCACCTCGGTACCATTGGGAGGATTGCCCATGTGTCATGGAGCAGGTAGCCTGGCGGCTGATTATCGTTTCGGAGCCCGTACAGGCGGCGCCAACATAATCAGTGGACTGATGCTCTTACCAGTGGCCCTCTTCTTCGCCGGCCCCCAGTTCGTGCTGATCATCCCCGTGGGGATTTTCGGAGCATTACTCATATTTATTGCCTTGGAACTGGGCAAAAACAGTATGAAAACCGATTCCTACCTGGTAACCATATTAATTGCGGTTCTATCCCTGGTGGTGAACATCACCCTGGGTTTTGTGGTGGGACTGGTGATGGCGTACCTCCTGGAATGGAGAAAGAAAAAATCAGAAGCTTAA
- a CDS encoding ATP-binding protein, giving the protein MKRDIIKINQEKCTGCGDCIPGCPEGALQVIDGKAHLISDLFCDGLGACIGTCPQGAIEVETREAEPYDEYRVMENVVKEGPNVIKAHLKHLDDHSEQKLLQQAIDFLKEKNMDVPEYQEEKTFGCGCPGSMEVDLGARVECEEAAVVLSAELRNWPVQLQLLNPQAPYLKNADLLIAADCAPFAYANFHQRFLKDKVLIILCPKLDQTLDQYVDKLSEIFANQDIKSISIVHMQVPCCSGIEVLVHRALEKAQKNITIKDYTISISGEII; this is encoded by the coding sequence ATGAAGAGGGATATAATAAAGATTAACCAGGAAAAGTGCACGGGCTGTGGGGATTGTATCCCCGGATGCCCTGAAGGAGCCCTGCAGGTAATCGACGGCAAAGCCCACCTGATAAGCGACCTTTTCTGTGATGGGTTGGGGGCTTGCATCGGTACCTGCCCCCAGGGCGCCATTGAGGTTGAGACCCGGGAAGCGGAACCCTATGACGAGTATCGGGTCATGGAAAACGTGGTGAAAGAAGGCCCCAATGTTATAAAGGCCCATCTAAAACACCTGGATGACCATAGCGAGCAGAAACTTCTCCAACAGGCCATAGACTTTTTGAAGGAAAAAAACATGGATGTGCCGGAGTACCAGGAGGAGAAGACCTTTGGCTGCGGCTGTCCCGGGTCCATGGAGGTGGATTTAGGGGCCCGGGTAGAGTGTGAAGAAGCGGCCGTGGTTCTCAGTGCCGAGCTTCGTAACTGGCCAGTGCAACTGCAGCTATTAAATCCCCAGGCACCCTATTTGAAGAATGCTGATTTACTCATCGCAGCGGACTGCGCACCCTTTGCCTATGCCAATTTCCATCAGCGCTTCTTAAAAGATAAGGTCCTGATCATCCTGTGTCCCAAGCTGGATCAGACCCTAGACCAGTACGTGGATAAATTATCCGAGATCTTCGCTAACCAGGACATAAAATCCATCAGCATCGTGCACATGCAGGTTCCCTGCTGCTCCGGTATCGAGGTCTTAGTACACCGGGCCCTGGAGAAGGCTCAGAAAAACATTACCATCAAAGATTACACCATCTCCATAAGTGGAGAGATAATCTAG
- a CDS encoding iron chaperone — protein sequence MKKKEKSKEKINKGVKINTVDEYVAVAPQKEHQVLEELRQTIKAAAPEAEETISYRIPTYKYKGPLVHFATFKDHNSFIVINKSVLETFQKELEDYTTSGTTIHFSSENPLPEELVKKIVKERMKQNEKK from the coding sequence TTGAAAAAGAAAGAAAAATCAAAAGAAAAGATAAATAAGGGTGTGAAGATTAACACAGTGGATGAATATGTTGCCGTTGCTCCTCAAAAAGAACACCAAGTCCTGGAGGAACTTCGCCAGACCATTAAGGCTGCTGCCCCTGAAGCTGAAGAAACCATCAGCTACCGGATCCCGACCTACAAATATAAGGGCCCACTGGTTCACTTCGCTACATTTAAGGACCATAATAGTTTCATCGTGATTAATAAATCCGTCCTGGAAACATTCCAGAAAGAACTGGAAGATTACACCACCTCCGGGACCACCATCCATTTTTCTTCTGAAAATCCCCTCCCGGAGGAGCTGGTTAAGAAAATAGTAAAGGAAAGAATGAAACAGAATGAAAAGAAATAA
- a CDS encoding HEAT repeat domain-containing protein → MVSSSDLEKMRVEKDIEGIIKALDPKEDKHIREQAAYILGDLKVKEAVEPLILILKDDYWPIRKAAALSLGALGDKQAVEPLIAVLKDDYWHVRETAALALGALGDKRAVEPIIEALKDGSLNVKCEVVDALGALGDRRASKPLMEILEEEDYILRACTVTSLGKIGDNLAVRSLLNSLEDESYLVRVNAAHALGTMGDESALPHLQEALAKSQGESQEFERAIRDAMARISARQ, encoded by the coding sequence ATGGTTTCCAGCTCCGATTTGGAAAAGATGAGGGTAGAAAAGGATATCGAGGGCATAATAAAAGCCCTGGATCCTAAAGAGGACAAGCATATCCGGGAACAGGCGGCCTATATCCTGGGAGATCTTAAGGTAAAAGAAGCGGTCGAACCCCTTATCTTGATTCTGAAGGATGATTACTGGCCTATCCGCAAGGCCGCTGCCTTGTCTTTAGGGGCCTTAGGTGATAAACAGGCTGTGGAGCCCTTAATCGCAGTTTTAAAGGATGATTACTGGCATGTAAGGGAGACGGCGGCCCTGGCACTGGGGGCCCTGGGAGATAAAAGGGCGGTGGAACCCATAATCGAGGCCTTAAAAGACGGTTCCTTAAATGTCAAATGTGAAGTGGTGGATGCCCTGGGAGCTTTAGGTGACCGGCGAGCATCAAAACCTTTAATGGAAATATTGGAGGAAGAGGATTATATCCTGCGGGCCTGCACCGTTACTTCCCTGGGCAAAATCGGTGATAATCTGGCAGTGCGGTCTCTTTTAAATTCCTTAGAGGACGAGAGCTATCTGGTAAGGGTTAACGCCGCCCATGCCCTGGGAACCATGGGAGATGAAAGTGCACTTCCCCACCTACAGGAGGCTCTTGCTAAATCTCAGGGAGAATCCCAGGAATTCGAACGGGCCATAAGAGATGCTATGGCCCGGATCAGCGCACGTCAATAG
- a CDS encoding flavodoxin family protein → MNIGIIIYSQTNHTYSVAQKLQDRLAAEGHEVNIERVIPTGKVNPGEINVNFQNQPDTDSYDALIFGSPVHGFSLAPAMNAYLNQIPSLQDKKIACFVTKGLPFDSTGGNQAIKQMKNVCRSRGGTVIGTAIVTWSMSRKKKINNLLARFGALF, encoded by the coding sequence ATGAATATTGGAATAATAATATATTCCCAGACCAATCACACCTATTCTGTGGCCCAGAAGTTGCAGGATAGGCTCGCTGCAGAGGGACATGAAGTGAATATAGAACGTGTGATTCCTACCGGTAAAGTTAATCCCGGAGAAATTAATGTAAACTTCCAGAACCAGCCCGATACTGATTCTTATGATGCTTTGATCTTCGGATCACCGGTCCACGGCTTCAGCCTGGCCCCGGCCATGAATGCCTACCTGAACCAGATCCCGTCTCTGCAGGATAAGAAGATAGCCTGTTTTGTCACCAAGGGCCTGCCATTTGACAGTACCGGTGGGAACCAGGCCATTAAACAGATGAAAAACGTCTGCCGATCCCGGGGTGGGACAGTGATTGGGACTGCCATTGTGACCTGGAGTATGAGTCGGAAAAAGAAGATAAACAACCTGTTGGCACGATTCGGGGCTTTGTTCTAG
- a CDS encoding ATP-dependent helicase, with the protein MITKQEKQYSDEEIYKILHPWVREWFQGNFKTFSQAQRQAIVDIHQGQNVLVSSPTGSGKTLTAFLSVLSELTTLAEEEKLEDEVYCIYISPLKALDNDIEKNLEDPLQGIEEIAGKKLGIRKMVRTGDTSQYQRSKMLKIPPHILITTPETLSILLVAPKFREKLKSVKYVIVDEIHSLADNKRGTHLSLSLERLARMVGDFTRIGLSATVHPLERVAEFLVGLHYGQPRNCLIVEVNYLKQLDMELICPVEDIITTETDEVNRAMYKSLHELIQDHQTTLIFTNTRSGTESVVFNLKKRYPDFYNHDNIMAHHSSLSRELRLEAENQLKEGKLKVVVSSTSLELGIDIGYIDLVVLVSSPKSVSRALQRIGRSGHQLHEKSKGRMMVVDRDDLVECALILKNALNGRIDEIHIPGNCLDVLSQHIYGMAIESRWDIDDALAVIRGSYPYRNLSREDFDSVLSYLAGEYTRLEERYVYAKIWVDWEKNELGRRGKLARMLYSTNIGTIPDRSAAVVKCNGQVVGRVEEDFMEKLRKGDSFVLGGRIYRFNYARGMSVNVSPASGPPTIPSWFSEQLPLSFDLALEIQKFRGILEWEFKKGRGQEEILQFIQDYLYLDYNAAHSIYQYFQEQYLYAEIPSLKKLLVEFYTGFGGRKFVVFHSLFGRRVNDALSRALAYVIARKFRRDVMISVSDNGFYLSSEGKIGGLEAFQELTASNLEDILVEAIDKTETLAGRFRHCAGRSLMILRRYKGQEKSVGRQQVKGKILLKFVKDLDPNFSILKEARREVMEDYMDVKNAEKVLKLLEEEKMDIKQISTRIPSPFAFNLVAQGYLDVLKYEERMEFIRRMHQAILKEIGSSS; encoded by the coding sequence ATGATCACTAAACAGGAAAAACAATACTCTGATGAAGAGATTTACAAGATACTGCACCCTTGGGTACGGGAATGGTTCCAGGGAAACTTCAAGACCTTCTCCCAGGCCCAGCGCCAGGCCATAGTGGACATTCACCAGGGCCAGAATGTGCTAGTCTCCTCCCCCACTGGTTCCGGTAAAACCCTGACCGCATTCCTATCAGTCCTCAGTGAGCTGACCACCCTGGCCGAGGAGGAGAAACTGGAAGATGAGGTGTACTGTATCTACATCTCCCCCTTAAAGGCCCTGGATAACGATATCGAGAAGAACCTGGAGGACCCTCTGCAGGGGATAGAGGAGATAGCCGGGAAGAAGCTGGGCATCCGGAAGATGGTGCGCACCGGGGACACCAGCCAGTACCAGCGGTCCAAGATGCTCAAAATTCCCCCACATATCCTGATCACCACCCCGGAGACTCTTTCCATACTCCTGGTCGCTCCCAAGTTCCGGGAGAAGCTTAAAAGTGTGAAGTACGTCATCGTGGATGAGATCCACAGCCTAGCGGATAACAAGCGGGGCACCCATCTCTCTTTGAGCCTGGAGCGTCTGGCCCGGATGGTGGGGGACTTCACCCGTATCGGTCTTTCCGCCACGGTACACCCCCTGGAGAGGGTGGCCGAGTTCCTGGTGGGCCTGCACTATGGCCAGCCCCGTAACTGCCTCATCGTAGAGGTCAACTACCTTAAACAGCTGGATATGGAGCTGATATGTCCAGTGGAGGATATCATCACCACCGAGACCGATGAAGTTAACCGGGCCATGTACAAGTCCCTGCATGAGCTCATCCAGGACCACCAGACCACCCTCATCTTCACCAACACCCGCAGCGGAACCGAGAGTGTGGTGTTCAACCTCAAAAAACGCTACCCGGACTTTTATAATCACGATAACATCATGGCCCACCATTCCTCCCTGAGCCGGGAGCTGCGCCTGGAGGCCGAGAACCAGCTCAAGGAGGGTAAATTGAAGGTGGTGGTTTCCTCCACCAGCCTGGAGCTGGGTATTGACATTGGTTACATCGACCTGGTGGTGCTGGTGAGCTCTCCCAAGTCGGTGAGCCGGGCCCTGCAGCGGATAGGTCGCAGCGGCCACCAGCTCCATGAGAAATCCAAGGGCCGGATGATGGTGGTGGACCGGGATGACCTGGTGGAGTGCGCCCTCATCCTTAAAAACGCTCTTAACGGCCGTATTGATGAGATACACATCCCAGGGAACTGTCTGGATGTACTGTCTCAGCATATCTACGGTATGGCCATTGAGAGCCGCTGGGATATTGATGATGCCCTGGCCGTGATCCGGGGCAGCTACCCCTACCGGAACCTGTCCCGGGAGGATTTTGACAGTGTATTAAGCTACCTGGCCGGGGAGTACACCCGCCTGGAGGAACGTTACGTCTACGCCAAGATCTGGGTGGACTGGGAGAAGAATGAACTGGGACGGCGGGGTAAGCTGGCCCGGATGCTGTACTCCACCAACATCGGCACCATCCCCGACCGCTCCGCAGCGGTGGTGAAGTGTAACGGTCAGGTGGTGGGCCGGGTGGAAGAGGACTTCATGGAAAAATTGCGTAAAGGTGATAGCTTCGTCTTAGGCGGCCGGATCTACCGTTTTAACTACGCCCGGGGTATGAGTGTCAACGTCAGCCCCGCCTCCGGACCCCCCACCATTCCCTCCTGGTTCTCGGAGCAGCTGCCCCTGTCCTTTGATCTGGCCCTGGAGATCCAGAAGTTCCGGGGGATCCTGGAGTGGGAGTTTAAAAAGGGGCGCGGCCAGGAGGAAATCCTGCAGTTCATACAGGACTATCTGTACCTGGATTACAACGCCGCCCACTCCATCTACCAGTACTTCCAGGAGCAGTACCTTTACGCCGAGATCCCCAGCCTCAAGAAGTTGCTGGTGGAGTTCTACACCGGCTTCGGGGGTCGTAAATTCGTGGTGTTCCACAGCCTCTTCGGCCGGCGGGTTAACGATGCCCTGTCCCGGGCTCTGGCCTACGTCATCGCCCGCAAGTTCCGGCGGGATGTGATGATCTCTGTCTCGGATAATGGTTTCTATCTCAGCTCCGAAGGAAAAATAGGTGGACTGGAAGCTTTCCAGGAGCTCACCGCCAGTAACCTGGAGGATATCCTGGTGGAGGCCATTGACAAGACCGAGACCCTGGCCGGACGCTTCCGGCACTGTGCCGGGCGTTCCCTCATGATCCTGCGCCGCTATAAGGGTCAGGAGAAGTCAGTGGGGCGGCAGCAGGTTAAGGGCAAGATCCTCCTGAAGTTCGTCAAGGACCTGGATCCTAACTTCTCCATCCTCAAGGAAGCCCGTCGGGAGGTTATGGAAGACTACATGGATGTTAAGAACGCTGAGAAGGTCCTGAAACTCTTAGAAGAAGAAAAAATGGATATCAAACAGATCAGCACCCGGATCCCCTCACCTTTTGCCTTCAACCTGGTGGCACAGGGTTACCTGGACGTTTTAAAGTACGAAGAACGGATGGAATTCATAAGGAGGATGCACCAAGCCATACTAAAAGAGATTGGGAGTTCTTCTTAA
- the dacB gene encoding D-alanyl-D-alanine carboxypeptidase/D-alanyl-D-alanine-endopeptidase — protein MGINSTINSSTYKQSTWGILIQDQNTSEVLFSENSQELFVPGSTTKIFVAAAALAAYGPDYTFQTPVFYDGDLESGTLRGNLVLVASGDLTMGGRNTPDGRMAYTNLDHCDANYLEGANLTSTDPLSGLNELARQVKASGINKVEGDVIIDDRLFEKILAPTGEYLITPIMINDNLIDLEIIPGKAGENATINWRPQSSIYTVTSQVKTVSAGETEITVDDDDKSNLVVEGQILENSTPLVRTVTVEDPSSFARALFIEALKREGVEVTSPVSNQNQQLLSNNTTAYNDDERVALLTSLPFSENIKVVLKVSQNMQADTLVALLAAKNGKKTFDEGMQLVGDFLLSAGVDSDMLALSDGRGGTSSDRISPEASNQLLSYMTRQSYYQSFFDALPVLGYDGSLVGIVTNTSPIYGKVNAKTGTAIAEDKLNGRGILLSKSLDGYLVARSGRKLIFSIYVNNVPLNSTEDVALAHQDITKILESVYYNL, from the coding sequence GTGGGAATTAACAGCACCATTAACTCTTCCACCTATAAACAGTCCACCTGGGGCATTCTGATACAGGATCAGAATACCAGCGAAGTCCTCTTTAGTGAGAACTCCCAGGAACTCTTCGTACCCGGATCCACCACCAAGATTTTTGTTGCTGCCGCTGCCCTGGCCGCTTATGGCCCGGATTATACCTTCCAAACACCTGTTTTCTATGATGGAGATCTGGAATCCGGAACCCTCCGGGGTAATCTGGTGCTGGTGGCCAGTGGAGACCTGACCATGGGAGGCCGCAACACCCCCGACGGTAGGATGGCCTACACCAACCTGGATCATTGTGACGCCAACTACCTGGAGGGGGCTAACCTAACCTCCACTGACCCGCTCTCTGGCCTGAATGAGCTGGCCCGCCAGGTTAAAGCCTCCGGAATCAATAAGGTGGAAGGTGATGTCATTATCGATGACCGGCTTTTTGAGAAAATCCTGGCCCCAACCGGTGAATACTTAATCACTCCCATCATGATCAACGATAACCTCATCGACCTGGAAATAATACCTGGAAAGGCTGGAGAAAATGCCACCATTAACTGGAGGCCGCAGAGCAGCATCTACACCGTAACTTCCCAGGTAAAAACCGTTTCAGCGGGTGAAACAGAAATAACCGTCGATGATGATGATAAAAGCAACCTAGTGGTGGAAGGTCAGATCCTGGAAAACTCCACCCCCCTAGTGCGAACCGTCACGGTGGAGGATCCCTCCTCTTTTGCCCGGGCACTATTCATCGAGGCCCTTAAAAGGGAGGGAGTGGAAGTTACCAGCCCGGTATCCAACCAGAATCAGCAGTTGCTCTCCAACAACACCACTGCCTACAACGATGATGAACGGGTGGCTTTACTCACCTCTTTACCCTTCTCGGAGAACATCAAGGTGGTGTTGAAGGTCAGCCAGAACATGCAGGCCGACACCCTGGTAGCCCTTTTGGCAGCTAAAAATGGTAAGAAAACCTTCGATGAGGGTATGCAACTGGTGGGTGACTTCCTGTTGAGTGCCGGGGTGGATAGCGACATGCTAGCCTTATCTGATGGTAGGGGTGGTACCTCCTCAGATCGGATAAGTCCCGAGGCCAGTAACCAGCTTTTAAGTTACATGACCCGGCAGAGCTACTACCAGAGCTTCTTCGATGCCCTGCCGGTTTTAGGATACGACGGCTCCCTGGTGGGGATAGTTACTAACACCAGCCCCATCTACGGTAAGGTGAATGCCAAAACTGGTACCGCCATTGCCGAGGATAAACTGAATGGTCGGGGCATCCTTTTAAGCAAATCCCTGGATGGCTACCTGGTCGCCCGAAGTGGGAGAAAACTCATATTCTCCATTTATGTGAATAATGTGCCCCTGAATAGTACGGAAGATGTGGCCCTGGCCCATCAGGATATAACTAAAATATTAGAGTCAGTTTATTACAATCTATGA